From Pristiophorus japonicus isolate sPriJap1 chromosome 1, sPriJap1.hap1, whole genome shotgun sequence, a single genomic window includes:
- the cenpu gene encoding centromere protein U isoform X2 → MRKSKGASTLKGSRLQASKDARSKRDRGNQTNKGQTPAQRNIAKSPGLKHPQLSPNLSCILRNSQSQGDDEHEDDYGNPLHSTAVFSGESELNDKGNEKGEKCPVQSTQGKSTQQSVPLAEKIGTEKCALTRISEGVEAEEREANTGSANDEASDENAMEPVKKAESKRAKLKTVSSSQPSKASKRSKDIPSQTGAVKNPSGGNSGIKQRAVSASATKKSLGKTRASISTQKKQSNKRAGASAAHSRDVSFHAESCTEISRQNNKSYGRKRKKSLVSRTSVSNVSPNSSASRFAAPEASPPSVKIWCPEGMKRLTKDVTELDVVLDAFEEIVTEYKQEVQLKHLRKEYSELSQKKSDLQLATQFMTGFKQLKTQYIEHRNKNPCEKETYDIFSFPAQLIEARGILGAEKQLQIINTKLQQSLDKN, encoded by the exons ATGAGAAAAAGCAAAGGTGCTTCTACTTTAAAAGGATCTCGTTTGCAG GCTTCTAAAGATGCGAGATCTAAGCGTGATAGAGGAAATCAAACAAATAAAGGACAGACTCCTGCCCAGAGAAATATTGCCAAATCGCCAGGCCTAAAGCATCCACAGCTTTCCCCAAATCTCTCCTGCATTTTAAGAAATTCACAAAGTCAAGGAGATGATGAACATGAAGATGATTATG GTAACCCATTGCATAGCACGGCAGTGTTTTCTGGTGAATCGGAGCTCAATGATAAAGGAAATGAAAAAGGGGAAAAATGTCCTGTGCAGAGTACACAAGGGAAATCTACTCAGCAGTCTGTGCCTCTGGCTGAAAAAATTGGGactgaaaaatg TGCGTTGACTCGCATATCTGAAGGTGTGGAAGCAGAGGAAAGGGAAGCGAATACAGGAAGTGCTAATGATGAGGCATCGGATGAGAATGCAATGGAACCTGTTAAAAAG GCAGAAAGCAAGAGAGCGAAGCTGAAAACAGTATCCAGTTCACAGCCCAGTAAAGCTTCCAAGCGATCTAAGGACATTCCGTCACAGACAGGTGCAGTAAAGAATCCTAGTGGTGGGAACTCTGGAATTAAGCAGAGAGCTGTTTCGGCTAGTGCCACAAAGAAGTCGTTGGGTAAAACTCGGGCGTCTATttcaacacaaaaaaaacaaagtaACAAGAGAGCAGGTGCATCAGCAGCTCACAGCAGGGACGTCTCCTTTCATGCAGAGTCTTGCACG GAAATTTCCCGACAAAATAATAAATCTTATGGACGAAAAAGAAAGAAATCTTTGGTCAGCAGAACAAGTGTATCTAATGTCTCTCCTAATTCATCTGCATCTAGATTTGCTGCTCCAG AGGCTAGTCCACCATCTGTGAAAATCTGGTGTCCTGAAGGTATGAAGAGGTTAACAAAAGATGTCACTGAATTGGATGTAGTTCTTGATGCCTTTGAGGAGATTGTTACAGAATACAA GCAAGAAGTACAACTCAAACACTTGCGGAAGGAATATTCTGAACTGAGTCAAAAGAAATCAGATTTGCAGCTTGCGACACAATTCATGACTGGTTTTAAACAGCTGAAGACACAATATATTGAACATAGGAATAAAAACCCTTGTGAGAAAGAAACG
- the cenpu gene encoding centromere protein U isoform X1, which produces MRKSKGASTLKGSRLQASKDARSKRDRGNQTNKGQTPAQRNIAKSPGLKHPQLSPNLSCILRNSQSQGDDEHEDDYGNPLHSTAVFSGESELNDKGNEKGEKCPVQSTQGKSTQQSVPLAEKIGTEKCALTRISEGVEAEEREANTGSANDEASDENAMEPVKKAESKRAKLKTVSSSQPSKASKRSKDIPSQTGAVKNPSGGNSGIKQRAVSASATKKSLGKTRASISTQKKQSNKRAGASAAHSRDVSFHAESCTEISRQNNKSYGRKRKKSLVSRTSVSNVSPNSSASRFAAPEASPPSVKIWCPEGMKRLTKDVTELDVVLDAFEEIVTEYKQSVEPNVCRKVIGKFFTDLKEQVTETIGQVQDLKNLERKNARVLTTFNKTRKHFLIAQKELNEQEVQLKHLRKEYSELSQKKSDLQLATQFMTGFKQLKTQYIEHRNKNPCEKETYDIFSFPAQLIEARGILGAEKQLQIINTKLQQSLDKN; this is translated from the exons ATGAGAAAAAGCAAAGGTGCTTCTACTTTAAAAGGATCTCGTTTGCAG GCTTCTAAAGATGCGAGATCTAAGCGTGATAGAGGAAATCAAACAAATAAAGGACAGACTCCTGCCCAGAGAAATATTGCCAAATCGCCAGGCCTAAAGCATCCACAGCTTTCCCCAAATCTCTCCTGCATTTTAAGAAATTCACAAAGTCAAGGAGATGATGAACATGAAGATGATTATG GTAACCCATTGCATAGCACGGCAGTGTTTTCTGGTGAATCGGAGCTCAATGATAAAGGAAATGAAAAAGGGGAAAAATGTCCTGTGCAGAGTACACAAGGGAAATCTACTCAGCAGTCTGTGCCTCTGGCTGAAAAAATTGGGactgaaaaatg TGCGTTGACTCGCATATCTGAAGGTGTGGAAGCAGAGGAAAGGGAAGCGAATACAGGAAGTGCTAATGATGAGGCATCGGATGAGAATGCAATGGAACCTGTTAAAAAG GCAGAAAGCAAGAGAGCGAAGCTGAAAACAGTATCCAGTTCACAGCCCAGTAAAGCTTCCAAGCGATCTAAGGACATTCCGTCACAGACAGGTGCAGTAAAGAATCCTAGTGGTGGGAACTCTGGAATTAAGCAGAGAGCTGTTTCGGCTAGTGCCACAAAGAAGTCGTTGGGTAAAACTCGGGCGTCTATttcaacacaaaaaaaacaaagtaACAAGAGAGCAGGTGCATCAGCAGCTCACAGCAGGGACGTCTCCTTTCATGCAGAGTCTTGCACG GAAATTTCCCGACAAAATAATAAATCTTATGGACGAAAAAGAAAGAAATCTTTGGTCAGCAGAACAAGTGTATCTAATGTCTCTCCTAATTCATCTGCATCTAGATTTGCTGCTCCAG AGGCTAGTCCACCATCTGTGAAAATCTGGTGTCCTGAAGGTATGAAGAGGTTAACAAAAGATGTCACTGAATTGGATGTAGTTCTTGATGCCTTTGAGGAGATTGTTACAGAATACAA GCAGTCTGTGGAACCTAATGTTTGCAGAAAAGTAATTGGCAAGTTCTTCACTGATTTAAAGGAGCAAGTTACTGAAACT ATCGGTCAAGTACAAGATCTGAAGAATTTGGAAAGAAAAAATGCGAGG GTGTTGACAACCTTCAACAAGACAAGAAAGCATTTTCTAATAGCTCAGAAGGAATTAAACGA GCAAGAAGTACAACTCAAACACTTGCGGAAGGAATATTCTGAACTGAGTCAAAAGAAATCAGATTTGCAGCTTGCGACACAATTCATGACTGGTTTTAAACAGCTGAAGACACAATATATTGAACATAGGAATAAAAACCCTTGTGAGAAAGAAACG